The following proteins come from a genomic window of Paenibacillus swuensis:
- the argC gene encoding N-acetyl-gamma-glutamyl-phosphate reductase, translating into MSSADGRKRVAILGGSGFTGAELYRLLRKHPGFDVAFISSESNAGLPVDKYYAGSVHKKKIGSLKFSRAAELEGGYDAVFSCLPTGKLPQIISKVAGHAEFIFNVSGDYRITDTALLKQHYPETLKHDFEGGWHYFVPEFSEIDRTKKVVNLPGCMAVATLYTLFPLVAHDLIEGRVITDAKTGSSGGGKSTSEHHAERSNNFRAYKVHGHRHKPEIEHALSYHLDRSVELQFSVYSLDIPRGIMATSYSLLKEGVTAVDVRKAFYSTYASKPFLHYIPAGNGTPMIKTVNGTNFAEIGAYVEGRNCVSLATIDNLLKGAAGQAVQAANLYFGFSEEEGLPQEGEGAWP; encoded by the coding sequence ATGAGTAGTGCGGATGGAAGGAAGAGAGTAGCCATTCTTGGCGGCAGCGGGTTCACTGGCGCCGAGTTATACAGGCTGCTTCGTAAGCATCCCGGTTTTGATGTGGCGTTTATTTCATCTGAATCGAATGCGGGTCTTCCCGTCGACAAGTACTACGCCGGTTCTGTCCATAAGAAGAAGATCGGTTCGCTGAAGTTCAGCCGCGCAGCTGAGTTGGAGGGGGGTTACGACGCGGTATTCTCGTGTCTGCCTACCGGGAAATTACCCCAAATCATTAGTAAGGTCGCCGGACATGCTGAATTTATTTTTAATGTAAGCGGAGATTACCGAATTACCGACACTGCGCTCTTGAAGCAGCATTATCCGGAGACGTTAAAGCATGATTTCGAAGGGGGCTGGCATTATTTTGTCCCTGAATTCAGCGAAATCGACCGGACGAAGAAGGTGGTGAATCTGCCGGGATGTATGGCGGTAGCGACGTTGTACACCTTGTTTCCGCTTGTGGCGCATGACCTCATCGAGGGGCGTGTCATTACGGATGCGAAAACCGGCTCCAGCGGCGGCGGAAAGTCGACTTCCGAGCATCATGCCGAACGTTCGAATAACTTTCGCGCTTATAAAGTGCACGGCCACCGTCATAAGCCGGAAATTGAACATGCACTGTCCTATCACTTGGATCGGTCAGTAGAGCTTCAATTTTCGGTCTACAGTCTCGATATACCGCGGGGCATTATGGCGACATCCTATTCTTTACTCAAAGAAGGCGTCACCGCCGTTGATGTGAGAAAAGCCTTCTACAGTACATACGCCTCCAAGCCTTTTCTACATTATATCCCTGCAGGCAACGGAACCCCCATGATTAAGACTGTCAACGGTACAAATTTTGCGGAAATCGGAGCGTATGTGGAAGGTAGAAATTGCGTTTCCTTGGCGACGATTGATAACTTGCTTAAAGGAGCGGCAGGGCAAGCCGTTCAAGCGGCAAATCTATATTTTGGTTTTTCAGAGGAAGAAGGTTTGCCTCAAGAGGGCGAAGGAGCGTGGCCTTAA
- a CDS encoding DegT/DnrJ/EryC1/StrS aminotransferase family protein translates to MKTDFIRKPLQLPEEQWIQSQLAVDGGPSIIPEDVRKTNFPIITKEDVIQMFVSIQQDGESVVEEFQEAYRTYVGANYAIATSSGTSSLHLALVGAGIQPGDEVIVPAFTFIATAQAVVAAKAIPIFVDIDPVTYCLDPAKAEQAITRKTKAIMPVHVHGLPADLPALRRVTDKHSLRLIEDASHAHSASINGKLAGSIGDAAGQSLMADKNFPVGGEGGIAFFREKEDHQRALAFLESSGIDYRMSWIAAAFGISQLERLPYYDAIRARNAAYLTSALAETKLFSGPFVPEDYNHSYNMYRIKLSPEQLGLGDLEDYRVKHAVEQLIHAEGVFAREWQNVPIPGHLPFKNKRGFGNGYPFSLSERQDFGYDLNHFPETLKMLRSTLTICRELRSPIEYERIQAYALAFKKIDANPHKIRELVERSGDLKVVYERDARLG, encoded by the coding sequence ATGAAAACCGATTTCATTCGCAAACCTCTACAACTTCCTGAAGAACAATGGATCCAATCTCAGCTTGCTGTTGACGGAGGCCCGTCCATCATCCCCGAGGACGTCCGAAAAACCAATTTCCCCATTATAACCAAAGAAGACGTCATTCAGATGTTCGTTTCCATCCAGCAAGACGGCGAAAGCGTCGTAGAGGAATTCCAGGAAGCTTACCGCACCTACGTGGGCGCCAATTATGCGATTGCAACGTCAAGCGGCACATCGAGCCTGCACCTTGCTTTAGTCGGGGCAGGAATTCAGCCCGGCGATGAGGTCATCGTGCCCGCCTTCACGTTCATTGCTACAGCTCAAGCGGTTGTTGCCGCCAAAGCCATTCCGATATTTGTGGATATCGATCCCGTTACCTATTGTCTGGATCCTGCAAAAGCCGAGCAAGCCATTACCCGTAAAACAAAAGCAATCATGCCCGTTCACGTGCACGGCTTGCCGGCCGATTTACCGGCTTTGCGCCGAGTAACGGATAAACATTCCCTTCGACTTATTGAAGATGCCTCCCATGCCCATTCCGCTTCGATTAACGGCAAACTGGCAGGATCCATCGGAGACGCCGCGGGACAAAGCTTAATGGCTGACAAAAACTTTCCTGTAGGCGGCGAAGGCGGTATTGCGTTCTTCAGAGAAAAGGAAGATCACCAGCGTGCACTGGCATTCTTGGAATCATCGGGCATCGATTACCGTATGTCCTGGATTGCCGCGGCGTTTGGCATCAGCCAGCTTGAAAGGCTGCCTTATTATGATGCGATACGCGCGAGGAATGCTGCGTACTTAACAAGTGCTCTTGCGGAGACGAAACTGTTCAGCGGCCCGTTTGTACCCGAAGACTATAACCACAGTTACAATATGTATCGCATCAAGCTTTCTCCGGAACAACTCGGACTTGGAGACCTGGAGGATTACCGGGTCAAACACGCGGTAGAGCAGCTCATCCATGCCGAAGGTGTATTCGCAAGGGAATGGCAGAATGTGCCGATTCCCGGCCATCTCCCGTTCAAGAACAAGAGGGGCTTTGGCAACGGATACCCGTTCTCTTTATCGGAACGCCAAGATTTCGGATACGATCTGAACCACTTTCCCGAGACACTGAAGATGCTGCGCAGCACGCTCACGATCTGCCGGGAGCTGCGGTCTCCAATTGAATATGAACGGATCCAAGCTTATGCGCTGGCTTTCAAGAAGATCGATGCGAACCCGCACAAGATTCGCGAACTCGTGGAGCGCAGCGGCGACCTGAAAGTCGTATATGAAAGAGATGCGCGGTTAGGATGA
- a CDS encoding degT/DnrJ/EryC1/StrS aminotransferase, with product MAETLLKPEAAIEKEHYFSTSFVLSRVLNSGVIMSIEKNDHELKGLEKVIAKLTNTKYVSLFNSFTGAVHGALWGQDFDYGSTARLDQASEQERKFTKWLGVNLVSDPLAEQAYTLISVDGNNLHLLDQTVRASADLSPVFVLDFTGLGFGPVAAIAANDEQIWKKAERLKIFGAYDLQTMWTQEESAPELQPAIQFNYRLSPLVAACVKISLLRRKKSS from the coding sequence ATGGCGGAAACATTACTGAAACCCGAGGCGGCGATTGAGAAAGAACATTATTTCTCAACATCCTTCGTCTTATCGAGAGTGTTAAATTCGGGCGTTATTATGAGCATCGAAAAAAACGACCATGAATTGAAAGGGCTTGAGAAGGTCATAGCCAAACTTACGAATACCAAATATGTTTCCTTATTTAACAGTTTTACGGGAGCGGTTCACGGAGCGCTGTGGGGACAAGATTTCGATTACGGTTCTACCGCGCGACTCGATCAAGCAAGCGAGCAAGAGAGAAAGTTTACGAAATGGCTCGGTGTCAATCTTGTTTCGGATCCTCTTGCGGAACAGGCGTATACTCTAATTTCGGTGGACGGAAACAACCTCCACCTTTTGGATCAGACGGTGCGGGCTTCCGCAGATCTGTCACCTGTATTCGTATTGGATTTCACCGGGCTGGGCTTTGGCCCAGTCGCCGCGATCGCGGCGAATGACGAACAGATCTGGAAGAAAGCGGAGCGGCTGAAGATTTTCGGAGCCTACGACCTGCAGACCATGTGGACGCAGGAGGAGAGCGCGCCCGAGTTGCAGCCGGCCATCCAATTCAATTACAGGTTAAGTCCGCTTGTAGCGGCCTGCGTCAAGATTTCCCTGCTAAGGAGGAAGAAATCCTCATGA
- a CDS encoding ATP-grasp domain-containing protein: MENSSTVLLCVTKLREEERRIMDYLSRLGIRVQVNLDSMELPVGASDVPSFGVALIRCLSQKNAISRTQLLELAGLETLNSGKAITICTNKIHQAIVFDKHGIPQPRFQVVFTPAKLFDALQKFGDLCVIKPATSSWGRGIARVTGKECLEGWIAARESVDPSHQSFPVLVQEYVEKGDHDIRVVIVGRKPIVAFRRVSAENWKTNTHLGAEIEPIEINREIASICGDLVAVLGKGIYGADLFFDYQKLCYVVCEVNQNPEFAKSWKIHGVDVAHHIAEYVKEKIDTKIKVNVTV, from the coding sequence ATGGAGAATAGCAGCACGGTCTTGTTGTGCGTAACGAAGCTAAGAGAAGAAGAGCGGCGGATCATGGATTACCTGAGTCGTCTCGGCATCCGAGTCCAAGTGAACTTGGACTCCATGGAATTGCCCGTCGGTGCATCCGATGTCCCTTCCTTCGGGGTTGCTCTCATCCGATGCCTTTCTCAGAAAAATGCGATAAGTCGTACCCAGCTCCTTGAGCTTGCCGGACTGGAAACGTTAAATTCGGGCAAAGCCATTACGATTTGCACTAATAAAATTCATCAGGCCATCGTGTTCGACAAACACGGGATTCCACAGCCGCGGTTTCAAGTAGTCTTTACCCCCGCAAAGCTGTTTGATGCTCTTCAGAAGTTCGGGGATTTATGCGTCATTAAACCCGCAACCTCATCATGGGGGCGGGGAATTGCCAGAGTGACGGGGAAGGAATGCCTGGAGGGCTGGATTGCTGCCAGGGAGTCGGTGGATCCGAGCCATCAATCGTTCCCCGTTCTCGTGCAAGAGTACGTCGAGAAAGGGGATCACGACATTCGAGTCGTGATTGTGGGCCGAAAGCCGATCGTCGCATTTCGCCGAGTTTCAGCGGAGAACTGGAAGACGAACACGCATCTTGGGGCGGAGATCGAACCGATCGAGATCAATCGCGAGATCGCCTCGATTTGCGGTGATTTAGTCGCCGTATTAGGGAAAGGCATTTACGGCGCAGATTTATTTTTCGATTACCAGAAGCTGTGTTACGTCGTATGTGAAGTGAATCAGAATCCCGAATTCGCGAAGTCTTGGAAAATACATGGCGTGGATGTCGCCCATCATATTGCAGAATATGTGAAGGAGAAGATAGATACCAAAATCAAGGTCAATGTTACGGTTTAA
- a CDS encoding lysine biosynthesis protein LysW, whose amino-acid sequence MAELSCLVCKSDIEVEARVTTGEIVECDSCGQEHEVQVEASNVTIALAPEIEETWGE is encoded by the coding sequence ATGGCAGAATTAAGCTGTCTCGTATGCAAGTCGGACATTGAGGTTGAAGCGCGCGTAACCACGGGAGAAATCGTCGAATGTGATTCATGCGGCCAAGAACATGAGGTACAAGTTGAAGCGAGCAACGTCACGATTGCATTAGCGCCAGAGATTGAAGAAACTTGGGGAGAGTAG
- a CDS encoding LLM class flavin-dependent oxidoreductase produces the protein MSKRKSIKLGALIHGVGGNAAAWRHPEVPADASVSFPFYKEQALTAEAGKFDLVFIADGLYINEKSIPHFLNRFEPLTILSALASATSKIGLVGTLSSSYSEPFTVARQFASLDHISGGRAGWNIVTSPLEGSAKNYGKDEHPSHGERYQIAEEHLDVVRGLWDSWEDDAFVRDKETGVFFDPEKMHRLNHQGRYFRVEGPLNIARSRQGQPVVFQAGSSESGINLAAQSADAVFSGHESMEEAKSFYKEVKTRAAAAGRSKDDIVILPGIGPIIGRTQEEADRKFDELAGLVSIELALQVLGRFFDHHDFSRYPLDDPFPELGDIGSNSFRSSTDRIKRTAREQSLTLRQVALKAAAPKGQFVGTPDTIADLIQQWHEEEAADGFIVSSPFPSSLRDFVELVVPILQERGLYRTEYEAETLREHLGLQIPVNRNTSASVKLHS, from the coding sequence ATGAGCAAACGTAAATCGATTAAACTGGGCGCCTTGATCCACGGCGTGGGAGGAAACGCGGCGGCTTGGCGGCATCCGGAAGTCCCGGCTGACGCAAGCGTGAGCTTTCCATTCTATAAGGAGCAAGCGTTGACCGCGGAAGCCGGAAAGTTCGATCTCGTGTTCATAGCCGATGGTTTGTATATTAATGAAAAGTCCATTCCGCACTTTCTGAACCGGTTCGAGCCGCTTACGATTCTATCCGCGTTAGCCTCCGCCACGTCCAAGATTGGACTTGTGGGCACTTTATCCAGCTCTTACAGCGAACCCTTCACGGTTGCCAGACAATTTGCTTCACTTGACCATATTAGCGGGGGGAGGGCAGGGTGGAATATTGTGACTTCTCCGCTTGAAGGCTCTGCGAAAAACTACGGCAAGGACGAACATCCGTCTCATGGCGAACGCTACCAAATAGCGGAGGAGCATCTGGACGTAGTCCGCGGATTGTGGGATTCATGGGAGGATGACGCATTTGTCCGGGACAAGGAGACAGGTGTATTTTTTGATCCGGAGAAGATGCATCGGCTGAACCACCAAGGCCGTTATTTCAGGGTTGAAGGTCCGCTTAATATTGCCAGATCCAGGCAAGGGCAGCCGGTCGTCTTTCAGGCAGGATCTTCGGAAAGCGGCATAAATCTTGCGGCACAAAGCGCCGATGCCGTCTTCTCGGGGCATGAGAGTATGGAAGAGGCCAAGTCATTCTATAAGGAAGTAAAAACGCGCGCTGCAGCTGCTGGAAGGTCGAAGGACGATATCGTTATTCTTCCCGGCATCGGGCCGATTATCGGACGTACGCAAGAAGAAGCGGATCGGAAGTTTGACGAACTCGCCGGCCTCGTAAGCATCGAGCTTGCTTTGCAAGTACTCGGGCGATTTTTCGATCACCATGATTTCTCTCGCTATCCGCTGGACGATCCGTTCCCCGAGCTGGGCGACATCGGGAGCAACAGCTTCCGCAGCAGTACAGACCGGATCAAGAGAACAGCGAGGGAACAGAGTCTGACCCTGCGTCAAGTTGCGTTGAAAGCCGCGGCGCCGAAGGGGCAGTTCGTCGGCACTCCCGATACAATAGCCGATTTGATTCAGCAATGGCATGAGGAAGAAGCGGCCGACGGCTTTATTGTCAGTTCGCCTTTTCCTAGCTCGCTCCGAGATTTTGTCGAGCTCGTCGTGCCGATTTTGCAAGAGCGCGGCCTTTACAGGACAGAGTACGAAGCAGAGACACTAAGGGAACACTTGGGGCTCCAAATTCCGGTGAATCGCAACACGTCCGCCTCGGTGAAACTGCATAGTTAA
- a CDS encoding GNAT family N-acetyltransferase, with protein sequence MTHQTIVIRDAQPSDTDAVREVLENAYAEYEQLLSRERWEAYKENIANSLIDANVKAHLLAEAEGTLLGSVFLYHSSDAAYGLPELNIHAPIMRLLAVTRQARGQGIATALIAETIERSRTWGADTLYLHTSDVMQSAVQLYERLGFERADDKDIHKGDSVVKSYRLSLVEADRTIGGKR encoded by the coding sequence ATGACACATCAAACGATTGTCATACGCGATGCGCAACCATCGGATACCGATGCGGTAAGGGAGGTGCTTGAGAATGCATATGCCGAATATGAGCAGCTGCTATCAAGAGAACGATGGGAAGCTTACAAGGAGAATATCGCTAATTCCTTGATTGACGCCAATGTTAAAGCACATTTGCTCGCCGAAGCAGAGGGAACCCTACTCGGCAGCGTATTTCTGTATCATTCGTCCGATGCGGCATATGGCTTGCCTGAACTAAACATTCACGCGCCGATCATGCGGCTGCTTGCGGTTACGCGTCAAGCGCGCGGGCAAGGAATTGCGACTGCTTTGATTGCTGAAACGATTGAACGTTCGCGAACTTGGGGAGCCGACACCTTATATCTTCACACGTCCGACGTAATGCAATCTGCTGTTCAACTATACGAACGGCTTGGCTTCGAGCGCGCTGACGATAAGGATATCCATAAAGGAGATTCGGTCGTGAAGAGCTACCGGCTCTCTCTGGTGGAAGCAGACCGTACGATAGGAGGCAAGAGATGA
- a CDS encoding DinB family protein: MSQSAIDIETYLSTYDQLEQAIEGLSEERLHAKAAPNQWSVTEVLAHVADHNLIVSFRIREILSESEVRLPAFTQDAWVEGQKANKGEAADILAAFRSLLIYNSQLFLRLEPEDWEKTGTNAKGETVTLSGVVRGFITHLQYHLQQIARIRNEQTTSSGLRGV, from the coding sequence ATGAGCCAATCGGCGATCGATATTGAAACGTATTTGAGCACATATGACCAATTGGAACAAGCTATTGAAGGTTTATCAGAGGAAAGGTTGCATGCGAAAGCCGCGCCGAATCAATGGAGCGTAACAGAAGTACTTGCTCATGTGGCCGACCACAACTTGATCGTATCCTTCCGAATAAGAGAAATCTTATCCGAATCAGAGGTGAGGTTGCCCGCTTTCACCCAAGATGCTTGGGTGGAAGGACAGAAAGCCAATAAAGGCGAGGCTGCCGACATCCTTGCTGCTTTTAGATCACTGCTAATTTACAATAGCCAGCTGTTCCTGCGTCTTGAACCGGAGGATTGGGAGAAGACCGGAACGAACGCTAAAGGAGAGACGGTCACCTTATCGGGGGTGGTGCGCGGGTTTATCACCCATCTGCAGTATCACTTGCAGCAGATCGCCAGAATTAGGAATGAGCAAACAACCTCAAGCGGTTTGAGAGGTGTATGA
- a CDS encoding amidohydrolase — MSILKLEPLGERLIAMRRHLHANPELSHEEYETTATILRWLSEANIRIANYPLQTGAVAEVGGMREGPVIAIRADIDALPIQEATGLPYASRNKGKMHACGHDFHTAAVVGAAMLLKMRESELQGTVRFLFQPAEEKAKGAQQVIASGALQDVRAIFGLHNKPDLTVGTIGIKAGPIMAAADGFIIEVLGRGSHAAIPEAGVDSIVASAHIVTALQSIVSRNVGALESAVVSVTRIQSGTAWNVISDKSILEGTVRTFEPRIRENVRERFEHIVAGVANAFDASAKVTWLDGPPAVSNDTNLADLAVRSAEKTSLRVIVPAPSPAGEDFAYYLQETPGLFVFLGTEGPQEWHHPAFDVDERALEHGAAFFAALALDALEQFQQETNTEGRGGRDHEPIGDRY; from the coding sequence ATGAGTATCTTGAAGCTGGAGCCGTTGGGGGAAAGATTAATCGCTATGAGGAGGCACTTGCATGCCAACCCCGAACTGTCCCATGAAGAATATGAAACAACGGCGACCATCCTCAGATGGCTGTCTGAGGCGAACATCCGCATAGCGAATTATCCGCTGCAGACGGGCGCAGTCGCGGAAGTCGGCGGAATGCGCGAAGGCCCGGTCATTGCCATTCGGGCTGACATCGACGCGCTGCCGATTCAAGAAGCGACGGGTCTTCCATATGCCTCCCGGAACAAAGGGAAGATGCACGCATGCGGGCATGACTTTCATACGGCAGCCGTCGTAGGCGCCGCAATGCTGCTTAAGATGAGAGAGAGCGAGTTGCAAGGAACGGTCCGGTTTCTGTTCCAACCAGCGGAGGAGAAGGCGAAAGGAGCGCAACAAGTCATCGCAAGCGGCGCACTTCAGGATGTCAGGGCCATATTCGGCTTGCATAACAAACCGGATTTGACTGTGGGAACGATCGGTATCAAAGCCGGTCCAATCATGGCCGCCGCAGATGGATTTATTATTGAAGTGCTTGGCCGAGGAAGCCATGCGGCCATTCCCGAAGCCGGAGTTGACTCGATTGTCGCATCCGCACATATCGTGACCGCCCTGCAGTCGATCGTCAGCCGCAACGTGGGAGCGCTGGAAAGCGCCGTTGTGAGCGTAACCCGTATACAGAGCGGGACCGCTTGGAACGTCATATCGGATAAATCGATCCTCGAAGGAACTGTGCGCACGTTCGAACCAAGAATAAGGGAGAACGTGCGCGAGAGATTCGAGCATATTGTCGCGGGGGTGGCGAACGCATTCGATGCAAGCGCTAAGGTAACCTGGTTGGATGGGCCTCCAGCGGTGAGCAATGACACTAACTTGGCCGATCTTGCAGTGAGATCGGCTGAGAAAACCAGTCTTCGCGTTATCGTGCCTGCCCCTTCCCCGGCAGGTGAAGATTTTGCTTACTATCTGCAAGAAACGCCGGGACTGTTTGTTTTTTTGGGAACCGAAGGACCGCAGGAGTGGCATCATCCCGCATTCGATGTAGATGAGCGTGCTTTGGAGCATGGAGCAGCGTTTTTCGCCGCTCTTGCCCTAGACGCTCTGGAACAATTCCAGCAAGAGACTAATACAGAAGGAAGAGGTGGACGGGATCATGAGCCAATCGGCGATCGATATTGA
- a CDS encoding LLM class flavin-dependent oxidoreductase, translating into MALKLGILDQSIIFPGQTAAEALHNTVKLAKLAESLGYERFWVSEHHDSERLAGSSPEVLIAYLLAQTESIRIGSGGVMLQHYQPYKVAENFNVLATLAPGRVELGIGRAPGGLPRSTRALQTANSDKLEQKLTALQLFLRGPLSEDHSLAGLLASPLPSHPADIFLLGTSVASAELAAERGLPYVFALFINNDPAAARQAFETYRTKFNRSSGTLPKAILALSVIAADTEEEASAIASDLLSVRVTLAGGKTVNVSTLEQAEEFARQAGESYTTEVREADVTKGTKETARDRILELSEQYGVEEFVFTTVVGDYEKRARSLILLKEAFEELAVT; encoded by the coding sequence ATGGCATTGAAGCTTGGCATATTGGACCAAAGCATCATATTCCCTGGACAGACGGCTGCAGAAGCGCTGCATAACACGGTCAAGTTAGCCAAATTGGCGGAATCGCTTGGTTATGAGCGGTTCTGGGTGTCGGAACACCATGATTCGGAACGTCTGGCAGGATCGTCCCCCGAGGTACTCATCGCTTATTTGCTTGCCCAGACGGAATCGATACGGATCGGTTCGGGCGGCGTAATGCTTCAGCATTACCAGCCCTATAAGGTTGCCGAGAATTTCAATGTACTGGCAACGCTGGCACCGGGAAGGGTCGAGCTTGGCATTGGACGCGCGCCGGGAGGGTTGCCGCGGTCTACGCGCGCTTTGCAGACGGCGAATAGCGATAAGCTGGAGCAGAAGTTGACGGCGTTACAACTCTTCCTAAGAGGACCGCTGAGCGAAGATCATTCGCTGGCCGGCCTGCTGGCAAGCCCGTTGCCCAGCCATCCTGCGGATATCTTTTTGCTTGGCACAAGCGTGGCCAGCGCCGAACTTGCGGCCGAAAGAGGTTTGCCTTACGTGTTCGCTCTATTCATTAACAACGATCCTGCCGCAGCACGGCAAGCTTTCGAAACGTATCGCACGAAATTCAACCGCAGCTCGGGAACGCTCCCCAAAGCGATTCTTGCGTTATCCGTCATCGCGGCGGATACGGAAGAAGAAGCATCTGCCATCGCAAGCGATCTCTTAAGCGTTCGTGTTACGCTTGCCGGCGGCAAGACTGTTAACGTAAGCACACTTGAACAGGCGGAAGAGTTCGCAAGGCAAGCAGGGGAGTCCTATACGACCGAAGTGCGTGAAGCCGACGTGACGAAAGGCACGAAAGAGACGGCCCGTGACCGTATATTGGAATTAAGCGAACAATATGGCGTTGAAGAATTCGTGTTTACAACGGTGGTCGGCGATTACGAGAAACGGGCGCGTTCACTTATTTTGCTGAAAGAAGCCTTTGAGGAATTGGCCGTTACGTGA
- a CDS encoding amino acid ABC transporter ATP-binding protein, giving the protein MIKLSKIKKSYGRQQVLHGIDLTVEKGDVVAILGPSGSGKTTLLRCINYLERPSDGEISIDGLVVQCNRPTKAGIYNLRKKTAMVFQQYNLFRHKTALENVMEGLLVVHKLPKEQARVRSVEQLKKVGLGDKLDAYPSQLSGGQQQRVGIARALALGPKVILFDEPTSSLDPELVGEVLSVIRKIAKEGITMIIVTHEMGFAQDVANDVVFMDNGTIVEQGKPGDIFRSPKEERTKQFLKRFAPESTYSI; this is encoded by the coding sequence ATGATCAAGCTTTCTAAGATCAAAAAATCATATGGGCGGCAGCAAGTGCTGCATGGGATCGACCTGACCGTCGAGAAAGGAGATGTCGTCGCCATATTGGGTCCCAGCGGCTCAGGCAAGACGACATTGCTTCGGTGCATCAATTATTTGGAGAGGCCAAGCGACGGGGAAATCTCAATTGACGGTTTAGTAGTTCAATGCAATCGTCCGACTAAAGCGGGCATCTATAACTTGCGCAAAAAAACAGCCATGGTGTTTCAACAATATAACCTGTTCCGGCACAAAACGGCGCTGGAGAACGTCATGGAGGGGCTCCTGGTCGTACATAAACTGCCTAAGGAACAGGCGAGGGTTCGGAGTGTAGAGCAGCTTAAGAAAGTAGGACTTGGGGATAAACTGGACGCCTATCCGAGCCAGTTGTCAGGTGGGCAACAGCAGAGAGTGGGTATCGCTCGGGCGCTGGCGCTGGGTCCTAAAGTTATTCTCTTTGACGAGCCAACCTCCTCGCTTGATCCAGAGCTTGTAGGGGAAGTGCTTTCCGTCATACGCAAGATTGCGAAAGAAGGCATTACAATGATCATCGTTACTCATGAGATGGGATTTGCTCAAGATGTGGCGAATGATGTGGTCTTTATGGATAACGGAACGATTGTGGAGCAGGGAAAGCCGGGTGACATCTTCCGATCGCCGAAGGAGGAGAGAACGAAGCAATTCCTGAAGAGATTCGCTCCGGAGAGCACGTATTCCATATGA
- a CDS encoding amino acid ABC transporter permease, with product MKIDLSFIGSALVQLLSAIPTTLAITAVSVLCGLVIGSAVALIRINKVPFLNAAAVGYVTLIRGTPMLTHLLLVYFGLPLVIDAVCVHFDWSFRSVSIPMIGFALIAFSITAGAYLSEVVRSGMLAVDKGQIEAAYSVGMTTSQAIRRIVFPQAFAIMLPNLSNSTISMLHGSTLVFTVSVVDINAKSQIIASSNWKFFESYIAAALIYWGLTLFIERLTAIAEKRIQIYNRGGVT from the coding sequence ATGAAGATTGATTTATCCTTCATAGGGTCGGCGCTGGTTCAATTGCTGTCAGCCATTCCGACCACGCTTGCCATTACCGCGGTTTCCGTCTTATGCGGACTTGTCATCGGCTCTGCCGTAGCCTTGATAAGAATCAACAAAGTACCCTTTTTGAATGCTGCCGCTGTCGGTTATGTCACCCTAATCCGGGGCACACCCATGTTAACCCATCTGCTGCTGGTGTATTTCGGACTTCCCCTTGTCATTGATGCCGTATGCGTGCATTTCGACTGGTCTTTCCGTTCGGTGTCGATCCCGATGATCGGATTTGCCTTGATCGCATTCTCCATCACAGCGGGTGCCTATTTATCCGAAGTCGTGCGCTCGGGTATGCTTGCGGTCGACAAGGGTCAGATCGAAGCGGCTTATTCGGTCGGAATGACAACGTCCCAAGCGATACGCAGAATTGTATTCCCGCAGGCATTCGCCATTATGCTGCCCAATCTGTCCAATAGCACGATCAGCATGCTCCACGGCTCTACGCTGGTATTCACCGTTTCGGTCGTTGACATTAACGCCAAATCGCAGATTATAGCCTCTTCTAACTGGAAGTTTTTTGAATCCTACATCGCTGCCGCGCTCATCTATTGGGGGCTGACGTTGTTCATTGAGCGTTTGACCGCAATAGCTGAGAAGCGAATCCAGATTTACAACCGGGGAGGCGTAACATGA